In Pseudomonas campi, the sequence GGATCTTCCTGATGAACCTGATGGACCTGGTGCCGGTCGACTTCCTGCCGCTGCTGGCCGCGACCATCACGGGCGACAGTCACCTGCCGTTCCGCGTGGTACCGACCACTGATCCGAACGCCACCCTGGGCATGGCCCTGTCGGTGTTCGCCTTGATCATCTTCTACAGCATCAAGGTCAAGGGCATCGGCGGCTTCCTCGGCGAACTGACCCTGCATCCTTTCGGTAGCAAGAACATCGTCGTGCAGATCCTGCTGATCCCGGTGAACTTCCTGCTCGAGTTCGTCACCCTGATCGCCAAGCCGATTTCCCTGGCTCTGCGTCTGTTCGGCAACATGTATGCCGGCGAACTGATCTTCATCCTGATTGCCGTAATGTTCGGCAGTGGCATGTTCCTGCTCAGCACCCTGGGTGTTGCGCTGAACTGGGCGTGGGCGGTGTTCCACATCCTGATCATTACGCTGCAGGCGTTCATCTTCATGATGCTGACCATCGTCTACCTGTCGATGGCGCACGAAGACAACCATTAAGAGCGCCCTGCGCATCTGATGACCTTCTCCCTTAGGGAGAGGGTGCCCGAAGGGCGGGAGAGGGATGACCTCTTCGATTGAGAAACGATTTTGCTTTACCGCTTCACTTTGAAAACCCCTAACCAATACGACATAAAAAGTCGGGAGGAAAGATGGAAACTGTAGTTGGTCTCACCGCGATTGCTGTTGCCCTGCTGATCGGCCTGGGCGCTCTGGGTACTGCCATTGGCTTCGGCCTGCTGGGCGGCAAATTCCTGGAAGGCGCTGCGCGTCAGCCGGAAATGGTTCCGATGCTGCAGGTAAAAATGTTCATCGTCGCCGGTCTGCTGGACGCCGTGACCATGATCGGTGTTGGTATCGCCCTGTTCTTCACCTTCGCTAACCCGTTCATCGCTCAAATCCCGGCCTAATCAACTCTTCGAGTTGATTAGCTGGATAGACAACGAACGAGCGAGGTATTGGCGTGAACATTAATGCAACCCTGATTGGCCAGGCCGTTGCGTTCTTCATTTTCGTGCTGTTTTGCATGAAGTTCGTATGGCCTCCGGTCATCACGGCTTTGCGCGAACGCCAGAAGAAGATCGCTGATGGTCTGGACGCCGCCAACCGTGCGGCTCGTGATCTGGAACTGGCCCACGAGAAAGTGGCTCAGCAACTGCGCGAAGCCAAAACCCAGGCTGCGGAAATCATCGAGCAGGCCAAGAAACGCGGTACCCAGATCGTCGACGAAGCCCGTGATCAGGCCCGTGTCGAAGCTGACCGTGTGAAGGCTCAGGCTCAGGCCGAGATCGAACAGGAACTGAACAGCGTCAAAGACGCCCTGCGTGCCCAAGTGGGTGCCCTGGCTGTTGGCGGTGCCGAGAAGATCCTGGGTGCAACCATCGATCAAAACGCGCATGCGGAGCTGGTTAACAAACTGGCAGCCGAAATCTAAGCGAGGGCGATCATGGCAGAACTGACCACGCTGGCCCGACCTTACGCCAAGGCTGCTTTCGAGCACGCCCAGGCCCATCAGCAACTGGCCTCCTGGTCAGCCATGCTCGGCCTGGCTGCAGTGGTGTCGCAAGACGACACCCTGCAACGCGTGCTCAAGGCCCCGCGTCTGACGAGTACAGAAAAGGCCACCACTTTTAATGAAGTGTGTGGTGACAAGTTCGATGCCCAGGCACGCAACTTCATTTCCATTGTCTCCGAACACAATCGTCTCGATCTGTTGCCGGAAATCGCCGCCCTGTTTGAGCTGTACAAAGCTGAACAGGAAAAGTCGGTGGACGTGGAAGTGACCAGTGCCTTCGCATTGAGCACCGAACAGCAAGACAAACTCGCCAAGGTTCTCAGCGCACGGCTCAGTCGAGAAGTGCGTCTGCACGCGACGGAAGACGCCACCCTTATCGGTGGTGTGGTAATCCGCGCGGGCGACCTGGTTATCGATGGCTCGGTTCGCGGCAAAGTCGCGAAGCTGGCCGAAGCGTTGAAATCTTGAGTTTGAAGGGGCAGCAGAGCAATGCAGCAACTCAATCCTTCCGAAATTAGTGAAATCATCAAGGGACGTATCGATAAACTCGACGTCTCTTCCCAGGCTCGTAACGAAGGCACCATCGTCAGCGTGTCTGACGGTATCGTGCGGATCTACGGTCTCGCCGACGTTATGTACGGTGAAATGATCGAGTTCCCGGGCGGCGTCTACGGTATGGCCATGAACCTTGAGCGCGACTCCGTCGGCGCCGTGGTTCTGGGTGCCTACCAGTCGCTGGCCGAAGGCATGAGCGCCAAGTGCACCGGCCGCATCCTGGAAGTCCCGGTTGGTCCGGAACTGCTGGGTCGCGTCGTCGACGCACTGGGTAACCCGATCGATGGCAAAGGCCCGCTGAACAACGTCGTTAGCGACGCTGTTGAAAAGGTTGCGCCGGGCGTGATCTGGCGTAAGTCGGTCGACCAGCCGGTGCAAACCGGTTACAAGTCGGTCGATGCCATGATCCCGGTAGGCCGTGGCCAGCGCGAGCTGATCATCGGTGACCGTCAGATCGGTAAAACCGCTCTGGCCATCGACGCCATCATCAACCAGAAAGACAGCGGCATCCGTTGCGTCTATGTGGCTATCGGTCAGAAGCAATCGACCATCGCCAACATCGTACGCAAACTGGAAGAGAACGGCGCCCTGGCCAACACCATCGTGGTGGCTGCGTCCGCTTCCGAATCGGCTGCTCTGCAGTTCATCGCACCGTACGCCGGTTGCACCATGGGCGAATACTTCCGCGACCGCGGTGAAGACGCCCTGATCGTGTACGACGACCTGTCCAAGCAGGCCGTGGCCTACCGCCAAATCTCCCTGCTGCTGCGCCGTCCGCCGGGCCGCGAAGCTTACCCGGGCGACGTGTTCTATCTCCACAGCCGTCTGCTGGAGCGCGCTTCCCGCGTTTCCGAAGAGTACGTCGAGAAGTTCACCAATGGCGCCGTGACTGGCAAGACCGGTTCGCTGACCGCTCTGCCGATCATCGAAACCCAGGCTGGCGACGTTTCCGCGTTCGTTCCGACCAACGTGATCTCGATCACCGACGGTCAGATCTTCCTGGAATCGGCCATGTTCAACTCGGGTCTGCGTCCGGCCGTCAACGCCGGTATCTCGGTATCCCGCGTGGGTGGTGCTGCTCAGACCAAGATCATCAAGAAGCTCTCCGGTGGTATCCGTACCGCTCTGGCTCAGTACCGTGAACTGGCGGCTTTCGCCCAGTTCGCTTCTGACCTGGACGAAGCCACTCGCAAGCAGCTTGACCATGGTCAGCGTGTAACCGAGCTGATGAAGCAGAAGCAGTACGCGCCGATGTCCATCGCCGAGATGGCTCTGTCGCTGTACGCCGCCGAGCGTGGCTTCCTGGCTGACATCGAAGTCGCCAAGATCATCAGTTTCGAGCAGGCCCTGATCGCCTTCTTCAACCGTGAGAACGCCGCACTGATGGCGAAGATCAACGAGAAGGGCGACTTCAATGACGACATCGATGGCCAGCTGAAAGCCGGTATCGAGAAGTTCAAGGCCACTCAAACCTGGTAAGCCGCAGCGGGGATCGCAAGATCCCCGCTTGCTAACCTGATAGGTGTTACATGGCAGGCGCAAAAGAGATTCGCAGCAAGATTGCGAGCATCAAAAGCACGCAGAAGATCACCAGCGCCATGGAAAAGGTGGCGGTCAGCAAAATGCGCAGAGCACAAATGCGCATGGCGTCGAGCCGTCCCTACGCGGAGCGTATCCGTCAGGTGATTGGTCATCTGGCCAACGCCAACCCGGAATACCGTCATCCGTTCATGATCGAGCGCGAAGTAAAGC encodes:
- a CDS encoding F0F1 ATP synthase subunit delta, which produces MAELTTLARPYAKAAFEHAQAHQQLASWSAMLGLAAVVSQDDTLQRVLKAPRLTSTEKATTFNEVCGDKFDAQARNFISIVSEHNRLDLLPEIAALFELYKAEQEKSVDVEVTSAFALSTEQQDKLAKVLSARLSREVRLHATEDATLIGGVVIRAGDLVIDGSVRGKVAKLAEALKS
- the atpB gene encoding F0F1 ATP synthase subunit A; the encoded protein is MAEQTASGYIQHHLQNLTFGQLPNGDWGFAHTAQEAKEMGFWAFHVDTLGWSVFLGLVFILLFRSAAKRATSGQPGGLQNFVEVLIEFVDGSVKDTFHGRNNLIAPLALTIFVWIFLMNLMDLVPVDFLPLLAATITGDSHLPFRVVPTTDPNATLGMALSVFALIIFYSIKVKGIGGFLGELTLHPFGSKNIVVQILLIPVNFLLEFVTLIAKPISLALRLFGNMYAGELIFILIAVMFGSGMFLLSTLGVALNWAWAVFHILIITLQAFIFMMLTIVYLSMAHEDNH
- a CDS encoding F0F1 ATP synthase subunit B, yielding MNINATLIGQAVAFFIFVLFCMKFVWPPVITALRERQKKIADGLDAANRAARDLELAHEKVAQQLREAKTQAAEIIEQAKKRGTQIVDEARDQARVEADRVKAQAQAEIEQELNSVKDALRAQVGALAVGGAEKILGATIDQNAHAELVNKLAAEI
- the atpA gene encoding F0F1 ATP synthase subunit alpha; this translates as MQQLNPSEISEIIKGRIDKLDVSSQARNEGTIVSVSDGIVRIYGLADVMYGEMIEFPGGVYGMAMNLERDSVGAVVLGAYQSLAEGMSAKCTGRILEVPVGPELLGRVVDALGNPIDGKGPLNNVVSDAVEKVAPGVIWRKSVDQPVQTGYKSVDAMIPVGRGQRELIIGDRQIGKTALAIDAIINQKDSGIRCVYVAIGQKQSTIANIVRKLEENGALANTIVVAASASESAALQFIAPYAGCTMGEYFRDRGEDALIVYDDLSKQAVAYRQISLLLRRPPGREAYPGDVFYLHSRLLERASRVSEEYVEKFTNGAVTGKTGSLTALPIIETQAGDVSAFVPTNVISITDGQIFLESAMFNSGLRPAVNAGISVSRVGGAAQTKIIKKLSGGIRTALAQYRELAAFAQFASDLDEATRKQLDHGQRVTELMKQKQYAPMSIAEMALSLYAAERGFLADIEVAKIISFEQALIAFFNRENAALMAKINEKGDFNDDIDGQLKAGIEKFKATQTW
- the atpE gene encoding F0F1 ATP synthase subunit C; the protein is METVVGLTAIAVALLIGLGALGTAIGFGLLGGKFLEGAARQPEMVPMLQVKMFIVAGLLDAVTMIGVGIALFFTFANPFIAQIPA